The sequence TGGAGGGCCGGCGGGATGGCCGCTCCGCCCGGGGGCGTCGGCTGCGCCGGGGGCGCGGAGGGCTTGCCGGACGGGGTGGGCTTGGCGGACGGCGCCTTCTTCAGCGAAGCGGTCACCGCGCGGCCCTGCGTCGTCGGCTTGGAGTCCGGCGACTGCGGGGCGGAGGCCTTCTGCCCGTTGCCCTGGCCGCCCTTGGCCGGGTCACCGGCGGCCTTGTCGCCCTTGCCCTTGCCGTTCGCACCGCTCTGAGAGGGGCCGGGCTTGGGCTGCTCGGGGGTCTTGGCGCCCGCGGTGGTGGTCAGCACCGGCCGGAACCCGAGCTGGGCGGTGGTGCCGACCTGCTCACGCGCCTGCTTCGCGTCCGTCCCCTTGGGGATGTTCACGATGATGTGGTCCCTGCCCTGCGTCTGGACCTCGGACTCGGTCACACCGAGACCGTTGACCCGTCGCTCCATGATGTCGGCGGCGGTCTTCATATTGGTCTCGTTGATCGCGTTGGGCTTGCCCGGCTGGTTCTGGGCCGCCAGCGTGAAGCTGGTGCCGCCCGCCAGGTCGATGCCCAGTCGCGGCGTCAGCGTGCCGGAGTAGAACATGCCTCCGATCAGCCCTGCCATGGCGATCAGGACCAGGATCAGGGTGCGGCCCGGATGCCCCTGGCTCGCGGGCGCCCTGCGGCCCTTCTTCGGTGCTGCCACCTTCTCGTATCTCCCTGTCCAACCCCTCGGCCCGGGTTGCCGGCCGAGGAGCCACGAAGTCTTGTGGGGACGTGCCCCCGCCGGAGCCTAGACCGTCCCGGAACCGCGGCGCACGACACTCCACGCGTGCTCCGCGGTCCCGTGGGGCGGACTACTTCGCTTCGTCGTCGCCGGACTTCTTGTCGTCCTTGGCGGTGTCCGCGTCGGCCTTGACGGTGTCCTTGGCGTCGCCGGCGGCCTTGGTGTCCCCCGCCTCGGCGGCGGCAGGCTCGTCCGCGTCGGCCTCGGCGGCCGTGGTCTCGGTCTTGCCCAGGTCGATCTTGTCGCCCTTGTCACCCTTTTCGGTGGCCGGGGCGGCGGTTCCGGTCAGCGAGGAGGCGTCGTCCGGGACGACCGGCTCGTCGCCGTGGATCGGGTCGGCACCGTCCAGGATGCGGTTGTACTCCTCGTCCGCGAGCACCGCGCCGATGGCGTTCTTGGCGTAGATCGCGTGCACGCCGGGGGCGACCTCCAGGAGGACGGTTTCCTCGTGGATTTCCTTGACGGTGGCGAACATGCCGCCGATCGTCCGGACGCCGGTACCGGCCTGCATTTCGTTGCGCATCTGCGCGGCCGCCTGCTGCTTCTTCTTGGCAGACCGGGTCATCAGGAACATGGCCCCGATGAGGACGATGAAGGGGAGGAGAGTCACGATGTTCACGGGACGGAAATTCCTTCGCACGACCGCGGATGCGCGATCTCATATACGGGGGTGGGTATGCCGCCCATACGAACGGCATCGGCGGAGTCTAGGCGAGTCCCCACCAGTGGAACAACGCCCAGCATCCCACCGCAGTTCCTGACCGGGCGAGTCCCCGCGCCGTCACGCTCCGAACAAGCCCTGCTGGCCGCTGCTGCCGGTTTGCTGCTGCGGCGGAACGAGGCCCAGATGGGCCCATGCGGCCGGGGTCGCGATCCGGCCCCGAGGGGTCCTGGCCAGCAGTCCTTCCCGTACGAGGAACGGCTCGGCGACCTCCTCGACGGTCTCCCGCTCCTCCCCCACCGCGACCGCGAGGGTGGACAGGCCCACCGGGCCGCCGCCGAACAGCTTGAGCAGGGCCGTGAGCACGGCGCGGTCGAGGCGGTCCAGGCCGCGGGCGTCGACCTCGTAGACCCCGAGGGCCTGGGAGGCGATCTCGCGGGTGATCAGGCCGTCGGCCTTGACCTGGGCATAGTCGCGGACGCGGCGCAGCAGGCGGTTGGCGATACGCGGCGTGCCGCGGGAGCGGCCGGCGATCTCGGCGGCGCCCTCGGGTTCTATGTCGAGGTCCAGCAGCCCGGCCGAGCGGTGGATGACCCGCTCCAGCTCGGCGGGGGCGTAGAACTCCATATGGGCGGTGAAGCCGAAGCGGTCGCGCAGCGGCGGCGGCAGCAGACCGGCCCTGGTCGTGGCCCCGACCAGGGTGAACGGGGGGAGCTCCAGGGGGATGGCGGTGGCTCCCGGTCCCTTGCCGACGATCACGTCGACGCGGAAGTCCTCCATCGCCATGTAGAGCATTTCCTCGGCGGGCCGGGACATCCGGTGGATCTCGTCGAGAAACAGGACCTCGCCCTCCTGCAGGGAGGAGAGGATCGCGGCGAGGTCGCCGGCGTGCTGGATGGCGGGCCCGGAAGTGATCCGGATCGGGGCGCCCATCTCGGCCGCGATGATCATGGAGAGGGTCGTCTTGCCGAGGCCCGGCGCCCCGGACAGCAGGACGTGGTCGGCGGTGGCGCCGCGGGCGCGGGCGGCGCGCAGCACCAGGTCGAGCTGTTCGCGCACCCGCTCCTGGCCGACGAATTCCCCGAGGTCCTTGGGCCGCAGCGCGGCCTCGACGGCGGTGTCCTCGCCGTCCGCGTCGGCGCCGACCAGCCGGTCGGGCGCCCCCGGGTCGGCGTCCTCTGCGGTGTGCGGTGCGGTGTCGTCCCAGTTCACTGCGGATTGCCTCGTGGGGTCGGGGCGGCCGGGCCGCCTGCGTGGTCGTACGGTCGGGGGCGCGAGGCCCGGCCGGCGGCGGTCATCGCGCCCGGTTCAGAGTCTGCAGGGCCGCCTTGAGCAGCTGCGGCACCTGGGGGCTGCCGCCCTCGGCGACGGCCGCCTCGGCCTGCGGGGCGACCGCGGCGACCGCTTCGTCCGCCTCGCGGGTGGCGTAGCCGAGGCCGATCAGGGCGGCGTGCAGCTGGTCGCGCCAGCCGGCCGTGACGGCGCTGCCGACGCCCGCGCGGCCGGTGCCCACCGGCTCGCCGAGCCGGTCCTTGAGCTCCAGCAGCAGCTTCTGCGCCCCCTTCTTGCCGATGCCGGGCACGGCGGTGAGGGTCTTCTCGTCTCCGGTGGAGACGGCGAGGCGCAGGGTGTCAGGGGAGTGCACGGCCAGCATCGCCTGGGCGAGCCGGGGGCCGACGCCGCTGGCGGTCTGCAGCAGCTCGAAGGTCTGCCGCTCGTCGTCGTCGGCGAAGCCGTAGAGGGTGAGCGAGTCCTCGCGGACGACGAGGGAGGTGGCGAGCTTGGCCGGCTGTCCGATACGCAGCGCGGACAGGGTGTCCGGCGTGCACTGGACGGCCATGCCGATACCGCCGACCTCGACGACGGCGGTGTCCGGGGCGAGGGCCGCGACCGGGCCGGAGACGAAGGCGATCATCGGGTGCCCTTCTGGGGAGCCGTCCGGCGGGTGCCGGAGGACGGGACGGTGGCGGAGGCGGCGCGGCGGGCCGCGGCATGCGCCTGCTGGAGGCGGTTGACCGCGGGGGCGCGCCAGATGTGGCAGATGGCGAGGGCCAGGGCATCGGCGGCGTCGGCCGGCTTCGGCGGTGCGTCCAGCCGCAGCAGACGCGTGACCATCGCCCCGACCTGGGCCTTGTCGGCCCGTCCCGATCCGGTGACGGCGGCCTTGACCTCACTGGGGGTGTGCAGCGCGACCGGCAGCCCGCGCCGGGCCGCGCACAGCATGGCGACCGCGCTGGCCTGGGCGGTGCCCATGACCGTACGGACGTTGTGCTGGCTGAAGACCCGCTCCACGGCGACGTACTCCGGGCGGTACTCGTCGAGCCAGGCGTCTATGCCGCGCTCGATCTCGACGAGACGCTGCGCGATCTCGGCGTCCGCGGGGGTGCGGACGACGCCGACGCCGACCATGGTCAGCGGGCGCCCCGCGACCCCGTCGACCACGCCGACCCCGCAGCGTGTCAGCCCCGGGTCCACCCCCAGCACCTTCATCGCTCCCCGCCCCTCGCACTGTCGCCCGGCTGTTCCTGATCGGGGATCGCACGCCCCCGAGGAGAGCGCATGCCCCCTGATCAGCACAGTAACGGCTGCCACTGACAAACGGACGGGCCGACGGGGTGTGTCCCCGTCGGCCCGTCAGTCGACCGAGCGTGCCACGCCTGTCAGGCGTCGACCTTGGCCATCACATCGTCCGAGACGTCGAAGTTGGCGAAGACGTTCTGCACGTCGTCGCTGTCCTCCAGCGCGTCGATCAGCTTGAAGATCTTGCGCGCGCCCTCTTCCTCCAGCTCGACCTGCATGGTCGGGACGAAGTTGGCGTCGGCCGAGTCGTAGTCGATGCCGGACTCCTGGAGGGCGCTGCGGACCGCGACCAGGTCGGTGGCCTCGCTGAGCACCTCGAAGGACTCGCCCAGGTCGTTGACCTCCTCGGCGCCGGCGTCCAGCACCGCGCCCAGGACGTCGTCCTCGGACAGTTCACCCTTGGGGACGATCACCACGCCCTTGCGGTTGAACAGGTACGACACCGAACCCGGGTCGGCCATCGAACCGCCGTTGCGGGTCATGGCGACGCGGACGTCCGAGGCGGCACGGTTGCG is a genomic window of Streptomyces sp. Edi2 containing:
- the yajC gene encoding preprotein translocase subunit YajC yields the protein MNIVTLLPFIVLIGAMFLMTRSAKKKQQAAAQMRNEMQAGTGVRTIGGMFATVKEIHEETVLLEVAPGVHAIYAKNAIGAVLADEEYNRILDGADPIHGDEPVVPDDASSLTGTAAPATEKGDKGDKIDLGKTETTAAEADADEPAAAEAGDTKAAGDAKDTVKADADTAKDDKKSGDDEAK
- the ruvB gene encoding Holliday junction branch migration DNA helicase RuvB; the protein is MNWDDTAPHTAEDADPGAPDRLVGADADGEDTAVEAALRPKDLGEFVGQERVREQLDLVLRAARARGATADHVLLSGAPGLGKTTLSMIIAAEMGAPIRITSGPAIQHAGDLAAILSSLQEGEVLFLDEIHRMSRPAEEMLYMAMEDFRVDVIVGKGPGATAIPLELPPFTLVGATTRAGLLPPPLRDRFGFTAHMEFYAPAELERVIHRSAGLLDLDIEPEGAAEIAGRSRGTPRIANRLLRRVRDYAQVKADGLITREIASQALGVYEVDARGLDRLDRAVLTALLKLFGGGPVGLSTLAVAVGEERETVEEVAEPFLVREGLLARTPRGRIATPAAWAHLGLVPPQQQTGSSGQQGLFGA
- the ruvA gene encoding Holliday junction branch migration protein RuvA — protein: MIAFVSGPVAALAPDTAVVEVGGIGMAVQCTPDTLSALRIGQPAKLATSLVVREDSLTLYGFADDDERQTFELLQTASGVGPRLAQAMLAVHSPDTLRLAVSTGDEKTLTAVPGIGKKGAQKLLLELKDRLGEPVGTGRAGVGSAVTAGWRDQLHAALIGLGYATREADEAVAAVAPQAEAAVAEGGSPQVPQLLKAALQTLNRAR
- the ruvC gene encoding crossover junction endodeoxyribonuclease RuvC, which codes for MKVLGVDPGLTRCGVGVVDGVAGRPLTMVGVGVVRTPADAEIAQRLVEIERGIDAWLDEYRPEYVAVERVFSQHNVRTVMGTAQASAVAMLCAARRGLPVALHTPSEVKAAVTGSGRADKAQVGAMVTRLLRLDAPPKPADAADALALAICHIWRAPAVNRLQQAHAAARRAASATVPSSGTRRTAPQKGTR
- a CDS encoding YebC/PmpR family DNA-binding transcriptional regulator, which gives rise to MSGHSKWATTKHKKAVIDAKRGKLFAKLIKNIEVAARTGGADSEGNPTLFDAIQKAKKSSVPNKNIDSAVKRGAGLEAGGADYETIMYEGYGPNGVAVLIECLTDNRNRAASDVRVAMTRNGGSMADPGSVSYLFNRKGVVIVPKGELSEDDVLGAVLDAGAEEVNDLGESFEVLSEATDLVAVRSALQESGIDYDSADANFVPTMQVELEEEGARKIFKLIDALEDSDDVQNVFANFDVSDDVMAKVDA